The Ketobacter alkanivorans genome includes the window ACCGACTTTGTTAGAAAGGTTGAACTAAAGCCAATAGGTTACTTTCAAGAAGGTGAATTTTTGGAGGGAATAAAATACCTCCCAATGATTCGAGATTCGGTATTCCTTATATCAGAGTCCGAGCTATCAGCAATATATGGACGATGCCAAGAAGATTTTGTCGTAGGAAAGCTGTTAAAGGAAGGAATTCCTGTTTCCCTATCATGGTCGAAGCTGTTTAATACCCATATTGGAATCTTTGGAAATACAGGAAGTGGAAAGTCCAACACATTAACCAATTTATATACAAATTTATTTGAAAAAAAGAAAGGCAGCATAACTGGAAAAAGCCAATTTATTGTTCTCGACTTTAATGGTGAATACACTGGAAACCAGCTTCTCCCGAGGGAGGAGAAAAGCGTATATATACTCGACACAAAAACCGACCAAGGACAGCAGTTTCCACTTTCTGAAGAGGAATTTTGGGATGCGGAGGTTTTTGGCATACTTTTTAAGGCTACGGAAAACACCCAAAAACCGTTTTTGTCTAGGGTAGTTAAAGGGCGGGAGAAATATTTGGACGCGCCCAACAGCCTACAAGCCTACACTAAAAAGATTTTTACTCGCGCATTGACTTCCGCTTCACCTAAAAAAGAGTTTTCAGATCTTCTCAGGATTGTTGCAAAACTAATAGGCGAAACGCAGTTAGAAAATCAGCTATCTCGACTTAGCTGGCATGGAAAAAATGAGAATTTTTACTTGCCAGAAGGTCATTTAAATGGCGGTGAAAACGATCCCACATACGTCACCCATTTTAGATATGATGTAGACAATATCACGTTACCTAATTTATCGCATTTTGATCAACTGATTGTACGGATAAACCTTCAGCTTGCGAGCGATCTAATTGGTGGGTATGTTCAATTCGACCATATTCAGCCTCTCCTAAAAAGAATAGAGTCATCAATTTCTTCATTGAAGAAAGTAATTACAGTTTCAAATGAGCAAGACGATAAGATTCTTACCGTCATCTCAATGAGAAAGGCAAATCAGGAAACAAAAAAGGTAATTCCATTGCTGCTTGCAAAGTATTATTACAACAAGCATAAAAATGCCCTTGCAAACCAAAGTCCACCGACAAAAACGATGCATCTCATAATTGATGAGGCTCATAACATTTTGTCAGTGCAATCAAACAGGGAGCATGAAAGTTGGAAAGATTATAGGCTGGAACTTTTTGAAGAAATAATTAAGGAAGGCAGGAAGTTTGGTATGTATCTTACGCTTTCCAGTCAACGACCAGCAGATATATCTCCTACGATAATGTCACAATTGCATAACTTTTTTATTCATAGGCTAGTCAACGATAGGGATTTATTTTTGCTGGAAAACACTGTAAGCACGTTAGACAGCCTATCGCGAGGTATGATTCCAAACTTGAGCAAAGGTTGCTGTATAGTAACAGGCACTTCTTTTGACTTGCCGATGGTAATTCAATTCAACAAGCTGAATATTGAGCATCAGCCCGATAGTGATGACGTAGATTTAAATGTCTTGTGGAGCAATTAACCAAACTTTTTAATTGCAGGAATCAGGGGCAGGACTTTGATTCTAATCCACTAATGTCC containing:
- a CDS encoding ATP-binding protein, which gives rise to MDSVGEVIEVRGVRIVIRVFDESNKETLFYLGEKYKGISIREHVTIRRGFRNIVCIVEGEYLDEKKLNEDQTDFVRKVELKPIGYFQEGEFLEGIKYLPMIRDSVFLISESELSAIYGRCQEDFVVGKLLKEGIPVSLSWSKLFNTHIGIFGNTGSGKSNTLTNLYTNLFEKKKGSITGKSQFIVLDFNGEYTGNQLLPREEKSVYILDTKTDQGQQFPLSEEEFWDAEVFGILFKATENTQKPFLSRVVKGREKYLDAPNSLQAYTKKIFTRALTSASPKKEFSDLLRIVAKLIGETQLENQLSRLSWHGKNENFYLPEGHLNGGENDPTYVTHFRYDVDNITLPNLSHFDQLIVRINLQLASDLIGGYVQFDHIQPLLKRIESSISSLKKVITVSNEQDDKILTVISMRKANQETKKVIPLLLAKYYYNKHKNALANQSPPTKTMHLIIDEAHNILSVQSNREHESWKDYRLELFEEIIKEGRKFGMYLTLSSQRPADISPTIMSQLHNFFIHRLVNDRDLFLLENTVSTLDSLSRGMIPNLSKGCCIVTGTSFDLPMVIQFNKLNIEHQPDSDDVDLNVLWSN